A genomic region of Nymphaea colorata isolate Beijing-Zhang1983 chromosome 2, ASM883128v2, whole genome shotgun sequence contains the following coding sequences:
- the LOC116248056 gene encoding SURP and G-patch domain-containing protein 1-like protein: MDKGIDPSFFVNDGSFMEKFKQLQQEKQEKEAAKDNRKSSSLKIDGSACKRPFENKINETRKPILSSSSGKLAFSLKQKSKLAVPPVKLGADEDEEEEDETGKGSSNGASKRQKSGQSDASEQGSSRRDALPYSPSDPAVKNVADKLASFVAKNGRQFEDVTRQRNPGDTPFKFLFDVNCPDYKYYEFRLAEEERALSQAKDSQSTTSASSSTSSRMSSSSQKRSSQQHSNYQIPTSALYDADDDPRSSIQGKASSYGEPSAPASDDPIAMMEFYMKKAAQEERKRQPRQTKDEMPPPASLQGAPAKKGHHMGDFIPQDELDKFLASCNDAAAQKAAKESAEKAKIQADNVGHKLLSKMGWKEGEGLGSSRSGRADPVMAGSVKLNNLGVGAEVPGEVTPEDDIYEQYKKRMMLGYRYRPNPLNNPRKAYY; encoded by the exons ATGGACAAAGGAATTGATCCTAGCTTTTTTGTGAATGATGGCTCGTTCATGGAGAAATTCAAACAACTTCAGCAAGAGAAGCAGGAGAAAGAGGCTGCTAAAGACAATAGAAAATCGTCTTCTTTGAAGATTGATGGGTCTGCTTGTAAGAGaccatttgaaaacaaaattaatgaGACTCGAAAGCCTATCCTGTCTTCTTCCAGTGGGAAGCTCGCATTCAGTTTGAAGCAGAAGTCAAAGCTTGCTGTGCCACCTGTCAAGTTAGGTgcagatgaagatgaagaagaggaggatgaGACAGGAAAGGGATCATCTAATGGAGCATCAAAGAGACAGAAGTCTGGCCAGTCAGATGCCTCAGAACAGGGATCAAGTCGGAGGGATG CCCTTCCATACTCACCAAGCGATCCTGCAGTAAAGAATGTAGCTGACAAGCTAGCAAGTTTTGTGGCAAAAAATGGTAGACAATTTGAGGATGTCACCCGTCAAAGAAATCCTGGAGACACACCCTTTAA GTTTCTTTTTGATGTAAATTGTCCAGATTATAAATACTATGAATTTCGGCTAGCAGAAGAGGAAAGGGCTCTTTCACAGGCAAAAGATTCTCAATCAACAACTTCTG CAAGCAGTTCCACATCTTCTCGAATGTCAAGCAGTTCTCAGAAGAGATCTTCTCAGCAACACTCTAATTACCAAATACCTACCTCTGCTCTTTATGATGCTGATGATGATCCAAGGTCATCAATTCAGGGAAAAGCTAGCTCATATG GTGAACCTTCTGCACCTGCTTCTGATGATCCCATAGCAATGATGGAGTTCTACATGAAGAAGGCTGCCCAGGAGGAGCGCAAGCGGCAGCCGAGGCAAACCAAAGATGAAATGCCTCCACCTGCTTCTCTACAAGGAG CTCCTGCCAAAAAAGGGCATCACATGGGCGATTTCATACCACAAGATGAGTTGGATAAATTTTTGGCCAGCTGCAATGATGCTGCAGCCCAGAAGGCTGCAAAGGAGTCTGCGGAGAAGGCTAAAATACAAGCTGACAATGTTGGTCATAAGCTTTTATCAAAGATGGGATGGAAGGAAG GAGAGGGACTTGGTAGTTCACGTTCTGGGCGTGCTGATCCAGTCATGGCCGGGAGTGTCAAGTTGAATAATTTGGGTGTTGGAGCAGAAGTCCCTGGCGAGGTTACCCCCGAAGACGACATCTATGAGCAGTATAAGAAGCGGATGATGCTTGGATATCGTTACAGGCCAAACCCTCTG AACAATCCAAGGAAAGCTTATTACTAG